A region of the Mesoterricola sediminis genome:
CTTCGACGACGTCCTCCTGATCCCCGCCTACAACCACCACGAATCGCGGCGCATCGTGGACATCGGCATGACCGACAAGACCGGCAAGCTCACCCTGGAGCTGCCCATCCTGACGGCCAACATGGACACCATCACCGAGGACGCCATGGCGGACTTCATCTCCGCCAAGGGGGGCATCGGCACCCTGCACCGCTTCTGCACGGTCGAGGAGAACGTGGAGATGTTCCGGCGCTGCCGGGGCCCGGTCTTCGTGAGCGTGGGCACCTCCGAGAAGGAGATGGAGCGGGTCGAGGCCCTGAAGGCCGCCGGCGCCCAGTACTTCTGCGTGGACGTGGCCCACGGCCACGCCAAGTACGTGGGGAAGATGATCAAGCGCATGCGCCAGATGCTTCCCAATGAGTGCATCATGGCGGGCAACGTGGCCACCTACGCCGGCGCCGACTACCTGGCCAGCGTGAAGGCCGACATCATCAAGGTGGGCATCGGGCCCGGCAGCGTGTGCACCACGCGCATCAAGACGGGCTTCGGGGTGCCCCAGCTCACCGCCATCCAGGAATGCGCCCGGGCCGACCGCTCCATCGTCGCCGACGGCGGCATCCGGTACCCGGGCGACATCGTGAAGGCCCTGGCCTTCGGGGCCGACTTCGTGATGGTGGGCGGCATGCTGGCCGGCACCCGCCCGACCCCCGGCGAGCCCCTCCTCGACGACCTGGGCCAGCCCACCCACAAGAGCTACCGGGGCATGGCCAGCAAGGAGGCCGCGGACGACCACCTCGGCGGCCTCACCGGCTGGAAGACCGCCGAAGGTGTGGCCACCAAGGTGCCGTACCGGGAGGACGAGGACGACATCATCGCCGACATCGTCGGCGGCCTGCGCAGCGGCCTCACCTACGCGGGCGCCAACACCATCCGGGAGCTCCAGCGCAAGCTCAACTACATGGTCATCACGCCGGCCGCGCGCATGGAGAGCCTGCCGCACAAGCTCATGCAGTAGGCGCGACGACGGCCCTCACTTGGAGGCGGGGTCGATGGTTTCCACGGAGTCGATGGTCAGCCACGCTTTCCCGGGATCCATGAAGGCCGCGTCGTTGACGGTGTAATTGACCTTTTTGTCGACGGTCATGTCCTTGAAGGTCACGTTCTTGGAGGCAAAGGACGAGCCGAACTTCTTGAACGAGAGGTTGACGTCCATCTCCACGGCGTGGCCGTCGTCATCCGTGGCTTCGATGGCGAAGATGCTAGAGAAGCTGAGAGCCGTCGTGTCGAAGTAGAGGTAGATCGCCTGCTTGGCGGGAACCTCGGCCAGGAACCGGTCCGCGGGCTGGCTCTTCACCTTGCCCACGACCTTCCGCGGCTTCGGGTCGGACACGCCGGTCGCCACATAATAGTTGCCGACCGTCAGGAACTTATCGACAACCCTCAGCTTGATCGGCAGGTCCGTGTTGTTCTTGATGACCGTGAACCGCGAGCGCACGAGGCCCAGCGCGGGATCGGCCTGGGCCGGGGCGCAGGTGAGCACGGCAATCGCCGCCAGCGCGGCAGGGCGCAGGTTCATGAATTCCTCCGGGGTTGGGGGTGAGACCTTTCGGGATGGAAGGCTGGGGCAAATATTAATTCTTTATCGCATCTGTCAAGCCCCCGGCGCGTAGGCAAGCTCCGGGCCCCCAGGTAAGCTGGAGGCATGACCACCAAGCGCTTTTTCACCTACGAGGAGATCCATCGCACGGTGGCCGCCCTGGCCCGGGAAATCCAGGCGAGCGGCTTCGACCCGGACGTGACGGTGGCCATCGGCACCGGCGGCTTCATCCCCGCCCGGATCCTGAAGACCTACCTGAAGAAGCCCATCCTCACCGTCGGCATCAAGCTCTACGGCGACGACAACGTCATCCACGGGGGCCCCAGCAAGGTGCAGTGGATCGACGAGGTGGAGCGCAAGCTGAAGGGCCGGCGGGTGCTGCTCATCGACGAGGTGGACGACACCCGCACCACCCTGGCCTACTGCCTGCGCGAGCTCCTGAACCACGAGCCGGCCGAGATCGCCGTGGCCGTGCTGCACTGCAAGGACAAGCCCAAGCGGGACGAGCTCCCCGGCGCGGTGAAGCGCTACTGGGCGGGCCAGCACCTCCAGGACGTCTGGGTGGTGTACCCCTGGGACGCCGAGGACATCGACGCCCACTGCGCCCAGGCCGAGCAGGCTGGGCACCGGTAGGGCCGGCCCGATCCATGAACCAATCAATCAATCCGGGGAGCGCCGCCCCCACCCCGCCCCGCACGGGCGTCCAGAAAAAACAGGTTATATAAGTAAGTCTTAGGAAAAAGGCTTGAAATTCCGCTTCCCCGGGAGCTTGATAGGCTTATTCTTTCAATGAAGTCCATCACCCATTGGACGGTGCAGCCGCAACCGCCGGAGGAACCCATGAACCAGGTCGTCGCCCGCTACCAGGATGGCCACCTCATCAAGGGCCATACCGTCGATTTCACGCCCACCAGCGAACGGTTCCACGTGTACCCCTTGGGCTCGTACCCGGGGGCCAAACCGCTGGAGATCGATGTCACCGATCTCAAGGGCGTCTTCTTCGTGAAGAACCTCCAGGGCAACCCGGCCCACGTGAAGCGCAACATCTTCGAACCCACCAACCTGACGCCCGGGCGCAAGGTGCGGGTCGTGTTCAAGGACGGTGAGGTCCTCCTCGGCCATGCCCAGGGCTACCACCCCGAGCGCAAGGGCTTCTTCATCCTCCCCGCGGACCAGCGGTCGAACAACGAGCGCTGCTACGTCCTCGCCGCGGCCACGCGGGAAGTCTCCATCCTCGGCGCCTGATCAGCGCGCGCGGAACAGCAGGTCCAGGTCCTCCTTGAGGCTCTGGAGGTCCTCCTCGTGCTCCACCTCCTGGGCGAGGATGCCCAGGGCCATGTTGTAGGTGACCGGATCCGCTTCGCGGGTGGCCTCCATCAGGTTCTTGTAGGTGGAGATCGCGCACTGCTCGCCGGCGATGTTCTGCTCCAGGAGGGTGCCCACGAAGGGATCCTCGGGGGCGTCGTAGGGGCAGGGGCTGAATTCGCCCCACTGGGAGGGGCGCAGGATGGGAACCCCGCCCAGCTGGACGATGCGGTTGGCCACCAGGGTGGCGTGGGCCAGCTCCTCCGTGGCGTGGAGGTTGAGTTCGGCGGCGACGGCGTCCTTCATGGGCCCCTTGATCAGCTTGGCCCCCAGCCAGTACTGGTAGTAGGCGAGCCATTCGCTGGCGTAGGCCGCGTTCAGGAGCCGCAGCAGCTCATTGATGTCCATGCCGACGATTTCCCGGCCCTTGGTGCCCATGGGAGCCTCCGTGTGGGCCCCCAGCATAGCCTAGGTCGGGAGGGATTGTGACGGACATCCCCCGGAGCCGCGCGGGACGCTTGCTAGAATCCCGGGGACCGCGTCTGGAAACTCAGGAGTCATCCATGTTCGATATTGAACTGTCGCTGGATCAGCAGATCCTCGCTTCGGGCCGCATCCGGCCCGCCGTCGTCTTCCCGGAGGCGCTCGACCCGCGGATCATCGAGGCGGCCTGCAACCTCACCCGGTTCGCCCGCCCCGTGTTCCTCGCCACGGAGGCGGAGGTGCGGGAGGTGATCAGCCGCCAGCTCGGCCACCTTGATCCCACCCGCGTCGCCTTCGCCCTCTCCGAGAGCGCCTTCGTGGACATCACGAAGCGCCAGGACCTGGTGGAGGCCTTCGCCCGGGACCACGTGGAGGCCTGCCGCGCCGAGGGCCGCGAGATCAGCCTCTTCGACGCCCAGTGCTGGGCCTCCGTGCCCGTCAACTTCGGCATCATGGCCGTGGCCCACGGGCACGCGGACACCGTCGTGGGCGGCGTGGCCACCGGCGAGAAGGCCTTCTTCCGCCCCATGCTGAAGCACCTCAAGGCCCAGGAGAACTGCTGCGAGGCGGGCATCTTCGTCCTCCCCGACGAGCATCCGAAGGACATCATCAACCAGAACATCGTGGTCTTCGGGGACGTGGGCGTGAACGCCGTCATGACCCCCGAGAGCCTCGCCGCCTCCGCCGTGGGTACCTGCGCCATCGCGCGGGACCTCATCCCCGAGTCCGTGCTCCCCGAGATCAACGGCGCCATCGTCTCCTATTCCAACCGCGGTTCCGACGACGGCCCGGGCGCGGATCTGGTCCGGGAGGCCACCCGCCTCGTGCCGGCCCTCCTGGAGGAGCGGATCCGCCGCGGCGACCGCTACCGCTCCATCCGGATCCAGGGCGAGGTCAAGGTGAACGTGGCCCTCTCCCAGCGCTCCGCCACCTACTACCACGGGGGCCAGGACGTGCAGTGGCCCGGTTCGGCCAACGTCATCATCTGCCCCAACCTGGACATGGGGAACATGCTCTACCACCTCTACGCGACCCGGTTCCCCGACGCGAAGAAGTTCCCCGTCCTGTTCGGGCTGCGATTCAAGGGCGTGGACCTGGCCATGGACTGCACCCCCGAGGACATCCGCCTGGCGGTGAAGGCTTCCGTGCTGCGGATGTACAAGTACGGCCAGTGGGAGGAGACCCCGAAGGACACCTTCTTCCGCCGCTACCGCGTCCTCGCCATCAACCCCGGCTCTACCTCCACCAAGATCGCGATCTACGAAGGCGACAAGGAGCGCGCGACCCAGGAGCTCCAGCACGCCGCCGAGGAGCTGCTGCCCTTCGAGGGCCAGCCCATCACCAGCCAGTTCGCCTTCCGCAAGGACGCCATCCTCGCCTTCCTCGCCGAAGGCGGCCTGGGCGTCGCGGACCTGGACGCCGTGGCCGGCCGGGGCGGCCTGCTGTGGCCCCTCGAGCACGGCACCTACCACGTCAATGAGCGCATGGCCGACGACCTGGCCCAGGGCGTCCAGGGCGACCACGCCTCGAACCTGGGCGGCCTCATCGCCCGGGAGCTGGTGGCCGGCACCGGCAAGCCCGCCTTCATCGTCGACCCGGTCGTGGTGGACGAGGTGCCCGATTTCGCCAAGATCACGGGCGTCAAGGCCATCCGGCGGAAGGTGATCAGCCACGCCCTCAACCAGATCGCCACCGCCCGCCGCTACGCCGAGGAGCACGAGACCTTCTACGAGCGCATCAACGTCATCGTGGCCCACCTGGGCGGCGGCATCTCCGTCGGCGCCCACGTGAAGGGCCACTACCTGGACGTGAACAACGCCCTGGACGGAGAAGGCCCCTTCACCCCCCAGCGCTCCGGCTCCCTGCCTGTTGGCCAGCTCATCGAGCTCTGCTTCTCCGGCAAGTACACCCGGGACGAGCTGAAGAAGCTGAACAAGGGCCGGGGCGGCCTCATCGACCTCCTGGGCACCGCCGACCTGCGGGCCCTGGAGGGCCGCTACCTCGCCGGGGAGGCCGAGGTGATCCAGGTGATGGACGCCATGGCCTACCAGATCGCCAAGTGGATCGCCTCCCTCGTGCCCGCCTTCCAGGGCGAGCGGGTGGACCAGGTGCTCCTGACCGGCGGCATGGCCCGCTGCCGGCCCACCGTGGACTACATCCGGAAGGCCATCGCGGCCATGGGGTGCGGGCTGACCGTGTACCCCGGCGAAAATGAAATGTTCGCCCTGGCCAAGGGCGCCCTCCGGGTGCTCGCGGGCAAGGAAGCGCCCAAGGACTACCACGGCCGGGCCTGAAGGCCTTGCAGGCGGCGGCGCCGCCGCCGCGTAAGGACAGATAAAGACTGTGTGCACTTTCGTTACAGATCTTGTGCGTCTCAATCCAGGCTTGAATAATTAATTTCTCCTGGGCCCCTCCGGGATCATTGCGAAATCCCGGGGGGGCCCTATGTTTGGTATCCCAAGCGGAGGATTCCCTGGATGGCGCCTAGGCGCGGGAGGGTACCGTGTCCGTCGAACTGGCGAAGAGCGACTTGAGCCTGGAGGGCCTGCTCCAGGACGCCGCCCCGCCGTTCCGCCATGCCATCCTGGGGGCCCTGGAACGGGAGGGGTACGAGATCACCCGAGGGATCCCCAACCTGCAGCTGCCCCTGGAGATCGACGATTCGATCGGATGGCTGGCGGATGCCCGGTACGGGGACGCATGGTCCCGCCTCCACCGCACGCTGATGCGCGCGGCGTCGGAGGGGACCCTCGTGGATCTGAGCTACGGGGCTGGCGGGTCCTGAGGGGGGATTGTTCGCCGCCAGCCCCCGGGGGGGGGGACCTACTTCGCCGTGAGGGCGGCGAGGGCGATGGAGTAGAGCTTGGTCAGCACGCTGTCCCCGCGGGAGGAGAGGATGCAGGGGGCCTGGGCGCCGGCCACGATGGCCGCGATCTCGCAGCCCGCGAGCTTGCTGCTGGTCTTGTAGAAGACGTTGCCCGCGTCGATGTTGGGGAAGACCAGGCAGTCCGCGTCGCCGGCGACCTCGCCCCCGACGCCCTTGGTCCGGGCGCATTCGGCGTCGACGGCCACGTCCAGGGCCATGGGGCCGTCCACCCAGGCGCCCTTGATCTGGCCGCGGTCGGCCATCTTGGCGATGATGGCGGCGTCCACGGTGGGCTGCACCTTGGGCAGGACCTGCTCCGAGGCGGCGATGAGGGCCACCTTGGGGCGGGCGATGCCCAGGGCCTGGGCGACGCCGACGACGTAGTTGGTGATCGCGATCTTCTCCTTGAGCTCCGGGTAGGGGATGACGGCCACGTCGCCGCAGACCAGGAGCTTGGGGTAGCTGGCGTGCTCGATGACGGAGACGTGGGAGAGGATGGCGCCGTTGTCCATGAGCCCGGCGTCCTTGTTGAGGATCGCGCGCATGTACTTGTCGGTGCTCACGAGGCCCTTCATCAGGATCTGGGCCTCCCCGGACTTCACGAGCGCCACGGCCCGGGCCGCGGCCTTGACCTCGGAGGGCTCGTGGATGATGCGGAACTGGGCCGGGTCGATGCCCAGCTCCCCGCACACCTTGCGGATCACCGCCTCGTCGCCCACGAGGGTGCCGTCGACGATGCCGCGGCCCACGGCGTCGTGGACGGCCTCGATGGTGTGGGCGTCGTTGGCGTAGGCGGCGGCGAGCCGGCGCCGGGGCTTGGCTTTCACGGCTTCGAGCATCTGTTCGAGGCGGGTGATGGACATGGATCCTCCTGGGGCTCCGGGGATTTTACAATGGGGAAGGCGCGCGCCGATGTGACCGCCGGCATTAGAATGTCGCCATGGACAGATCGACGGCGGTGATCATCGGGGCGGGACCTGGCATCGGGGCCGCGGCGGCGCGCAGGTTCGCGGCGGAGGGCTTCCGGGTCGCCGCCGTGGTTCGGCCAGGCGGGACCCTGGACCTTCCGGCGGATGCCCTCCAGGTGGAGGCCGACCTCGCGCGCGAGGGGCAGCTCGGGCCCGCCCTCGCGCGGATCCGCGCCTGGGGCGGCCCCGCACGGGCCGTCGTCTACAACGCCTCGGCCGGCGCCCCGGGCGGGGCCGAGGCCCTGGACCCGGAGCGCGCGCTGGCGGACCTGAGGGTGAACGTCCTGGCGCCGCTGGAGGCGGGGCGCTGGGCGGCGGAGGGCATGCGCGCCCTCGGCGGCGGGACCCTGCTCTTCACCGGGGGCGGCCTGGGCCTGGCGCCCAAGGCGGGCATGGCCTCGGGCTGCCTGGGGAAGGCCGCGCTGCGGAGCCTGGCGCTGAACTTCTCCCTGGAACTGGAACCCGACGGCATCCATGCCGCCACCCTGACGGTCTGCGGCTTCGTGCAGCCCGGGACCGCCCTCTCCCCCGACCGGGTCGCCGGGGCCCTCTGGGACCTGCACGCCCAGCCCCCGGGGGCCTGGGACAGGGAGCGGGTTCTGCCTTAGAATGGACCCGGAGGGCCGGAACCAGGCATGGGCGCACCGGATCAGGACAACGGGTTCACCGGCCAGTCGGGAGTAGGCACCCGCACGGCCCCTTCGACGCGGCTGCGGCTCACCCCGCCGTCCCTGTGGAAGGTCATTCTCCACAACGACGACTTCACCACCCGGGACTTCGTGGTGCAGATCCTCACCTCGGTCTTCCGGAAGCCCGAGGCCGAGGCCGTGCGCATCATGATGGACGTCCATCGGAAGGGCACGGGGGTGGCCGGCATCTACCCCTACGACGTGGCGGACACCAAGGTGGCCCAGGTCCGGACCCTGGCCGAGGCCCGGGAATTCCCCCTGCTCTGCACCCTGGAACCGGAGGCCTGACATGGCCGTCCCCACCCCCACGATCGCGCCCGCGCTGAACCAGGCGATCCAGAAGGCGTTCGCCGCAGCCCGGGAGGCCCGCCACGAGTACCTCACCCTGGAGCACCTCCTCCTGGCCCTCCAGGAGGACCCCGTCGTCATCGAGGCCGTGGCCGCCTGCGGCGGGGACGCCGCCGAGCTCGCCCGGGAGCTCGACACCTGGCTGAAGGCCCGCCTGGAGGCCCTGCCCCCGGAGGCCCAGGACAACCCCGTGCCGACCCTCGGCTTCAACCGGGTCATGGAGCACGCCATCCTCCACACCATCTCGGCGGAGCGCGCCACCGTGGACAGCGGCGCCGTGCTGGTGGCCATCCTCCAGGAGAAGGAGAGCCACGCGGCCTACCTCCTCAAGCGCCACGGCGTGTCCCGCCTGACCCTCCTCCGCCACCTCTCCCACGGCAAGCCGGGGCGCGACCGCGGCACCGCGCCCGAGGTCCAGGCCGAACCGGAGGGCGAGGGCCAGCCCAAGGACCCCCTCAAGGCCTACGCCACGGACCTGGTGGCCCGGGCAGCCGCCGGCAAGATCGATCCCCTGGTGGGCCGCGAGGAGGAACTGGAGCGCATCATCCACGTGCTCTGCCGCCGCCGGAAGAACAACCCCCTGCTGGTGGGCGAGGCGGGCGTCGGCAAGACCGCCATGGCCGAGGGGCTCGCCCTCCGCATCCACGAGGGCCGGGTGCCGGACTCCCTCAAGGGGGTCTCCCTCTTCAGCCTGGACATGGGCTCCCTCCTGGCGGGGACCCGCTACCGGGGCGACTTCGAGGAGCGGGTGAAGGCCGTCCTGGACGCCCTGGCCCGGCATCCCGGGAGCCTCCTCTTCATCGACGAGATCCACACGCTGGTGGGCGCGGGCGCCGTGAGCGGCGGCTCCATGGACGCCTCCAACCTCCTCAAGCCCATCCTCGCCAGCGGCGACCTGCGCTGCATCGGGGCGACCACCTTCCAGGAGGCCAAGTCCAGCATCGAGCGGGACCGCCCCCTGGCGCGGCGCTTCCAGAAGGTGGAGATCAACGAGCCGTCCGAGGCCGACAGCGTGGCCATCCTCAGGGGCCTCCGCCCCCGCTACGAGGCCCACCACGGGGTCCGCTACCCCGACGACGTCCTCGAGGCCGCCGTCAAGCTCTCCAGCCGGTTCCTGCGGGACCTGGCCCTGCCCGACAAGGCCATCGACGTCCTCGACGAGGCGGGCGCGGCCCTCAAGCTCGCGCCGGGCCGCAAGCGCCGCAAGGTGGCCGTCGCCGACGTCGAGGCGGTGGTGGCGCGGATGGCGCGCATGCCGCTCCAGTCCGTGGGCGCCGACGACCGGGAGAAGCTCGCCGGCCTCGAGGAGGGGCTGCGCGCCGTGCTCTTCGGGCAGGACGAGGCCGTGGCCAAGGTCTGCTCCGCCATCAAGCTCTCCCGCTCCGGGCTGCGCGGCCACGACCGGCCCGTGGGTTCGTTCCTGTTCGCCGGCCCCACGGGCGTCGGCAAGACCGAGCTCGCCAAGCAGCTCGCCAAGAGCCTGGAGGTGGCCTTCCTGCGCTTCGACATGTCGGAGTACATGGAGAAGCACGCCGTGAGCCGCCTCATCGGGGCCCCGCCGGGCTACGTGGGCTTCGAGGACGGGGGCCTGCTGGTGGACGCGGTCCGCCGGAACCCCCACGCCGTCCTGCTCCTGGACGAGATCGAGAAGGCCCACCCGGACATCTACGCCATCCTCCTGCAGGTCATGGACCACGCGACCCTCACCGACAACCACGGCCGGCGCGCGGATTTCCGCCACGTCACCCTCATCCTGACGACGAACGCCGGGGCCCGGAACCTGAGCCAGCGCATGGTCGGCTTCGGGGAGGCCGGGACGGGCGGGAGCGCGCGGGGCTCCCTGGAGAAGGCCTTCTCCCCCGAATTCCGCAACCGCCTGGACGCCATCGTCACCTTCGGTCCCCTGGGCCGGGCGGAGATCCTGCGGGTCGTCGACAAGAACCTCCGGGAGCTCCAGGCCCTGCTGGACGAGAAGGGGGTCCAGCTGGAGGTCGCCCCCGAGGCCCGGGGCTGGCTGGCCGATCGCGGCTACGATCCCGCCTTCGGCGCCCGCCCCATGGCCCGGGTCATCGAGGAGCACGTGAAGCGCCCCCTGGCCGATCAGATCCTCTTCGGGGACCTCAAGGCCGGTGGCCGCGCGGTCGTGACCCTGGGCCCGGCCGGCTTGGCCATCGCGGCCGAGGGAGGCGCCTACTGTTCGTCGGCGGAAGGTCCGTACAGGGCGGGAACGGGGACGTCGAGAAGGCGCAGGTAGACCGTCAGCTGGGCCCGGTGGTGGATCGCGTGGTTGAGGATGAAGCCGCGCACGACGGCGATCCGGGGCATGGCGAAGAGGACCTTGCCGTGCTCCTTGCCGCTCCAGATCACCTGGAAGTCGCTGTCGGAGGCGCGGCCGATGGCCTCGGCGCCCCGCTTCACCCCTTCGTCCAGGGTGGCCAGCATGCCGGCCACGGTGTCGCTGGGCTTGGGCAGGCTCGCCATCGTTTCCGGCAGCCCGAAGTCCATCTCCGTGGTGGCGAGGGTGCCCACGGCCCAGGAGGGCATGCCCGCGAGGTGGTTGGCCAGTTCACCGAGGGTGAAGGACTTGGGATGGGGCCGGAAATCCAGCCGGCCTTCGGGGATGCGTTCGATCACCCGGCGGAGGCCCGCCATTTCGTGCTCGAACTCGGGGAGGATGGTCGCTGCGATGCCCATGGGGCCTCCTTGAAGATCCCCAATGTGGCGAATAAAAGGCGAACAGTCAAGCCCTCTTTCCGTAAATTCGGACGGGATTCCCGGCCAGGTCACGGAAATCGATGGAAAAAACCAGGATGGCCAGGAACCCCCGCCTCAGCGCCGGCCGCCGGTGATGGCGATGGGCAGGTCCATGGCCCGCCAGGCCCGCAGGCCCCCCTTCAGGGGCCGCACCCACCGGTAGCCCCGGGCCTCCAGGAGCAGGGCCGCCTGGTGGGAGAGCTTGTCGTTCCAGTCCACGAGGACCACGAGCTGCTTGGTGTCGGCCACGTGGGCGCCGATGTGCTTCACCAGCCCGGCCAGGGGGATGTTGAGCGCGCCCCGCACATGCCCCTTGGGCCCATGGAACTCCGCCTCGGTGCGCACGTCGACCACCGCGGGGGGCTGCCCCGGGTTGAGCTGCACCAGGTCGATGGGCAGCAGCACCTCGTGGGCGCGCGCCCGGCGCCAGGACTGGAAGTCGGGCAGCTTGAGGACGGCCAGCACGAGGAGCAGGAGGATGCCGAACCCCAGGGGCGCCAGGAACTCGGGCCGGCTGGTCCAGCCGGCGGCTGTGACGGGCGTGGCCTCCTGGATCATGGCCATCAGGACTGCGGGGGGGACTACCATGGATGCCTCCGGGACCGGTCCTGCCCGCGAGGGGCTGCCGGGGACGACCCCCCGGACCGGAACCGGCCTGATGTCATTTGCGGTACTATAATCGAGGAAGAACGCATGATGCATGTCCGTATGTGGTTTCTGGGTGCCGCCGCGGCGCTGGCCGTCTCCTGCGGGGGAGGCCGGGACGAGGGATTCCTCGCCGTGGAGCCCGCGACGCCGGCCGTTTCCGTGGGCGAGACCGTCGTCCTCACCGCGCTCCCGCCCTCCGACTGGAGCGGCGAGGTGGAATGGGAGGTCCAGGGCCTCTACGGCGGAGGGCTCCTCCAGAGCCGCGGCCTGCGGGTGACCTACGTGCCGCCCGCGGCGGCCGGGACCTACACGGTGAACCTCAGGGCCACCGGCGCCGACGGCCGCGTCCACAAGCAGGCCGTGGAGGTGCGGGTCCTGGGGAGCGCGGCCATCGAGCCGGCCTCGGCCCGGGTGCTCCCGGGCGCCTCCGTGCAGTTCCGGGCCGTCCTCAAGGGCGTCCCCCGGGAGGCCGTCGTGTGGGCGGTGACGGAGGAGGGCGGCGGCGAGATCGGCCCCGACGGGCGCTACACGGCGCCCCAGTGCCCCGGCACCTACCACGTGACCGCCGCCGCCGGCCAGGACGGGGCAACGGCGGCCACCGCCGTGGTGACGGTGGCCCCCCGCTGACGCCCGGAATCAGGCGAGCCTGAATTCCCGGGTGAGATCCTGCAGGCGGTTGGCGAGCCCCGCCACCGCCTCCACGGTGCCGCGGATCTCGTGGACCGAGGCCGCGAGGTCGCCGATGGCGCGGGTGCTGTCCTCCACCCGGCGCGCGGTGGCCTCCATGTGCTGAGCCATGCTCGAGGCGGCGCCGGCCTGGGCCTCCATGCCCTGCGCGATGGCTTCCAGGTTGCGGCCGTTGTCGGTCACGGCGCCCAGGATGCCCTCCAGGCTCTCCCCGACGCCGGCAACAGAGGCCTGGCCGAGGCCGACGCGCTCGCCGCTCTCGCGGATCAGGTGCTCGATCTCGCGGGCCGCGGAGGCGGCGCGCTCCGCCAGCTTCCGGACCTCCTCGGCCACCACGGCGAAACCCTTGCCCTGGTGGCCGGCCTTGGAGGCCTCGATGGCGGCGTTCAGGGCCAGGAGGTTGGTCTGGCGGGAGATCTCGGCGATGACCACGGTGATGCGCCCCACCTTGTCGCTGCTCTGGCGGATGCCCTCGGTGACCTCGATGGTGCGGGCAACCTGGTCGCGGCCGGCCTCCGTCACCTCCAGCGCCGCCCGGGCCCGGTCGCGGGCGCCGGCGGTGGCGGCCTTCGCGCGGTCGATGGTGGCGGACATGTCGGCCAGGCCCGAGGCGGCGAGGTCCACCTCGGCCTTCTGCCCCGCGGCGTCCTGGCGGAGGGCGCTGCTGGTGGTGGCGAGGGCGTTGGCCCGCGAGGACAGGTCCCCCGAGACGCCCACGAGGGCCTGGGCGGCCTCCCCCAGGGTGCGCACGCTGGCCCTGAATTTCGCTCCCACCGCGTTCAGGTCCCGGGCCATCCGGCCCAGTTCGTCCTCCTCCCCTTCGGGGCAGGTGCGGCTCAGGTCGCCCTGGGCCATGGCGCTCATGGTCAGGGCAAGGCGGTCCACGCCGTCGATGGTGCGGCGGGTGATGGCCCGGGACAGGACGGCGCTGAGGAGGAGCGCCGCGGCGAGGCCCGCGCCCATCACCTTGTAGCTGAACGCCGTCGCGGCCTCCAGGGCCTTCTGGCCCGCGTCGTTCTTGGCGTTCTGCTGGTCGAAGAGTTCCTGGATGAGGGCGCGGGCCCGGTCCAGGTGGGGGCCTCCGTCCCGCATGCGCTGCGGCAGCAGGGCGCCCCGCGGGTCGCCCTCCATCTGGCGGAAACTCACCGGGAACCCGTCCAGGTAGCGCTGGATCTCCGCGAGGCAGGTCCGGACCTTGGGGCCTTCGTCGGACTCCCAGGGCAGGGTCTCCATGGCCCGCATGGCCCCCTGGAGGCGGCCTTCGCAGCCCTCCACGTAGACCCGGAA
Encoded here:
- a CDS encoding guanosine monophosphate reductase, which produces MPETAITFDDVLLIPAYNHHESRRIVDIGMTDKTGKLTLELPILTANMDTITEDAMADFISAKGGIGTLHRFCTVEENVEMFRRCRGPVFVSVGTSEKEMERVEALKAAGAQYFCVDVAHGHAKYVGKMIKRMRQMLPNECIMAGNVATYAGADYLASVKADIIKVGIGPGSVCTTRIKTGFGVPQLTAIQECARADRSIVADGGIRYPGDIVKALAFGADFVMVGGMLAGTRPTPGEPLLDDLGQPTHKSYRGMASKEAADDHLGGLTGWKTAEGVATKVPYREDEDDIIADIVGGLRSGLTYAGANTIRELQRKLNYMVITPAARMESLPHKLMQ
- a CDS encoding phosphoribosyltransferase, which codes for MTTKRFFTYEEIHRTVAALAREIQASGFDPDVTVAIGTGGFIPARILKTYLKKPILTVGIKLYGDDNVIHGGPSKVQWIDEVERKLKGRRVLLIDEVDDTRTTLAYCLRELLNHEPAEIAVAVLHCKDKPKRDELPGAVKRYWAGQHLQDVWVVYPWDAEDIDAHCAQAEQAGHR
- a CDS encoding DUF6982 domain-containing protein — its product is MNQVVARYQDGHLIKGHTVDFTPTSERFHVYPLGSYPGAKPLEIDVTDLKGVFFVKNLQGNPAHVKRNIFEPTNLTPGRKVRVVFKDGEVLLGHAQGYHPERKGFFILPADQRSNNERCYVLAAATREVSILGA
- a CDS encoding ferritin-like domain-containing protein — encoded protein: MGTKGREIVGMDINELLRLLNAAYASEWLAYYQYWLGAKLIKGPMKDAVAAELNLHATEELAHATLVANRIVQLGGVPILRPSQWGEFSPCPYDAPEDPFVGTLLEQNIAGEQCAISTYKNLMEATREADPVTYNMALGILAQEVEHEEDLQSLKEDLDLLFRAR
- the buk gene encoding butyrate kinase; the protein is MYKYGQWEETPKDTFFRRYRVLAINPGSTSTKIAIYEGDKERATQELQHAAEELLPFEGQPITSQFAFRKDAILAFLAEGGLGVADLDAVAGRGGLLWPLEHGTYHVNERMADDLAQGVQGDHASNLGGLIARELVAGTGKPAFIVDPVVVDEVPDFAKITGVKAIRRKVISHALNQIATARRYAEEHETFYERINVIVAHLGGGISVGAHVKGHYLDVNNALDGEGPFTPQRSGSLPVGQLIELCFSGKYTRDELKKLNKGRGGLIDLLGTADLRALEGRYLAGEAEVIQVMDAMAYQIAKWIASLVPAFQGERVDQVLLTGGMARCRPTVDYIRKAIAAMGCGLTVYPGENEMFALAKGALRVLAGKEAPKDYHGRA
- a CDS encoding phosphate acyltransferase translates to MSITRLEQMLEAVKAKPRRRLAAAYANDAHTIEAVHDAVGRGIVDGTLVGDEAVIRKVCGELGIDPAQFRIIHEPSEVKAAARAVALVKSGEAQILMKGLVSTDKYMRAILNKDAGLMDNGAILSHVSVIEHASYPKLLVCGDVAVIPYPELKEKIAITNYVVGVAQALGIARPKVALIAASEQVLPKVQPTVDAAIIAKMADRGQIKGAWVDGPMALDVAVDAECARTKGVGGEVAGDADCLVFPNIDAGNVFYKTSSKLAGCEIAAIVAGAQAPCILSSRGDSVLTKLYSIALAALTAK
- a CDS encoding SDR family NAD(P)-dependent oxidoreductase, coding for MDRSTAVIIGAGPGIGAAAARRFAAEGFRVAAVVRPGGTLDLPADALQVEADLAREGQLGPALARIRAWGGPARAVVYNASAGAPGGAEALDPERALADLRVNVLAPLEAGRWAAEGMRALGGGTLLFTGGGLGLAPKAGMASGCLGKAALRSLALNFSLELEPDGIHAATLTVCGFVQPGTALSPDRVAGALWDLHAQPPGAWDRERVLP
- a CDS encoding ATP-dependent Clp protease adaptor ClpS, encoding MGAPDQDNGFTGQSGVGTRTAPSTRLRLTPPSLWKVILHNDDFTTRDFVVQILTSVFRKPEAEAVRIMMDVHRKGTGVAGIYPYDVADTKVAQVRTLAEAREFPLLCTLEPEA